In Gossypium raimondii isolate GPD5lz chromosome 12, ASM2569854v1, whole genome shotgun sequence, a single window of DNA contains:
- the LOC105762023 gene encoding uncharacterized protein LOC105762023: protein MRCWIELLKDYDCVIKYHPGKVNVVVDALSRKSMSKLRAIFAHLSLGSGGGLLTELQVKPTLSQKIKVKQRLDGELLKRIQKVEQGVKGNFGVDSDGILNFLGRLCLSHDVHLRQAILTEAYSSPYVMHPGTGKMYYGLRELIAIPKLKWERITVDFVSGFPLTPSKKDLIWFQLFSDRDPRFTSRYWKSLQEALGSKWYLGVTFVASRVCLQQ, encoded by the exons ATGCGTTGTTGGATTGAGTTgttaaaggattatgattgtgtgATAAAGTATCATCCTGGTAAAGTGAATGTAgttgttgatgctttgagtaggaAGTCGATGTCGAAATTGAGAGCTATATTTGCACATTTAAGTTTGGGTAGTGGTGGTGGTTTGTTAACTGAACTACAAGTGAAGCCAACTTTGTCTCAAAAAATTAAGGTGAAGCAACGTTTAGATGGCGAGTTATTAAAGAGGATCCAAAAGGTTGAGCAAGGTGTTAAGGGAAATTTCGGAGTTGATAGTGATGGTATCTTAAATTTTTTGGGTAGGTTGTGTTTGTCGCATGATGTACATTTAAGGCAAGCGATTCTTACTGAGGCATATAGTAGCCCTTATGTTATGCATCCCGGTACTGGTAAGATGTATTATGGTCTTAGGGAG CTGATTGCGATTCCTAAACTGAAGTGGGAAAGGATCACTGTGGATTTTGTTTCAGGTTTTCCTTTGACTCCATCAAAGAAGGATTTGATTTGG TTTCAATTATTTTCTGATAGGGATCCACGGTTTACTTCTAGATATTGGAAGAGTTTGCAAGAAGCTTTAGGATCGAAG TGGTATTTGGGAGTAACATTTGTGGCTAGCAGAGTTTGCTTACAACAATAG